In Paraburkholderia sprentiae WSM5005, a genomic segment contains:
- a CDS encoding glycine betaine ABC transporter substrate-binding protein produces the protein MRLIGKMVVASALGVMLAAGSAGVSADSKPTIKIGYVEGWDDSVATSNVAAQVIEKRLGYQVQLVPVAAGVMWQGVARGDLDATLSAWLPVTHGAYWNNFKDKVVDLGPNFNDAKIGLIVPDSADVKSVGDLQAKKSEFGARIVGIDAGAGVMQKTSEAIKAYGLDYQLMPSSGSAMTAELARSEAASKPIIVTGWKPHWMFAKYKLKFLDDPKKVFGEAEHVDSVINPELEKKAPTVVAFLKKFQWKPGEIDAVMLATQNGEKPVAAADAWISAHSDRVDSWVK, from the coding sequence ATGAGACTGATCGGAAAGATGGTGGTGGCAAGCGCGTTGGGTGTGATGCTGGCGGCGGGCAGTGCGGGTGTGTCGGCCGATTCGAAGCCGACCATCAAGATCGGGTACGTGGAGGGCTGGGACGATAGCGTTGCGACGTCGAACGTCGCCGCCCAGGTGATCGAGAAACGCCTCGGCTATCAGGTGCAACTGGTGCCGGTGGCCGCCGGTGTGATGTGGCAGGGCGTCGCGCGCGGCGATCTCGACGCGACGCTGTCCGCGTGGCTGCCGGTCACGCACGGCGCGTACTGGAACAACTTCAAGGACAAGGTGGTCGACCTCGGGCCGAACTTCAACGACGCGAAGATCGGTCTGATCGTGCCGGACAGTGCGGACGTGAAGAGCGTCGGCGATCTGCAGGCGAAGAAGTCGGAATTCGGCGCGCGTATCGTCGGCATCGACGCTGGCGCTGGCGTGATGCAGAAAACCAGCGAGGCGATCAAGGCCTACGGGCTCGACTATCAGTTGATGCCGAGTTCCGGCAGCGCGATGACGGCCGAACTGGCGCGCTCGGAGGCGGCCAGCAAACCGATCATCGTCACCGGCTGGAAGCCGCACTGGATGTTCGCGAAGTACAAGCTGAAATTCCTTGACGATCCGAAAAAGGTATTCGGTGAAGCGGAGCACGTGGATAGTGTGATAAATCCCGAGCTCGAGAAAAAAGCGCCGACGGTGGTCGCGTTCCTGAAGAAGTTCCAATGGAAGCCCGGCGAGATCGACGCGGTGATGCTGGCCACGCAGAATGGCGAAAAACCGGTTGCCGCCGCCGACGCGTGGATCAGCGCGCATTCGGATCGAGTGGATAGCTGGGTGAAGTAA
- a CDS encoding hybrid-cluster NAD(P)-dependent oxidoreductase — MMRDQAMFHLDIERNSSDAPSRVTQPRFWDALPARWNSDADDTLECCQVRNETHDVKSFFFRAPSGRAFVFEPGQFITLELEIDGERVNRCYTISSPPTRPHTISITVKRVPGGPVSNWLHDHLHAGMQVRVLGPAGEFTCARYPARKFLFLSAGSGITPLMSMSRAHHELGEDSDIVFVHSARTPDDIIFARELDLIAANQAHFRTAFVCERVGTRTNWPGITGFLTLPLLKLIAPDFLEREIFTCGPAPYMQAVRNLLDEGGFDRQHYHEESFSFETVVDVAPQLAEPHIADTPPDTPAPVETATRFKVSFTRSHREIECGGGQHVLDAAKQAGVRLPASCTQGMCGTCKVKLVSGEVAMKHAGGIRQREIDQGMVLLCCSKPLTDLVVDK, encoded by the coding sequence ATGATGCGCGATCAGGCCATGTTTCATCTGGACATCGAGCGGAATTCAAGCGACGCGCCGAGCCGCGTCACGCAGCCGCGCTTCTGGGACGCGCTGCCCGCGCGCTGGAACAGCGACGCCGACGACACGCTGGAGTGCTGCCAGGTCCGCAACGAAACGCACGACGTGAAGAGCTTCTTCTTCCGCGCGCCATCCGGTCGGGCGTTCGTATTCGAGCCGGGGCAGTTCATCACGCTGGAGTTGGAGATCGACGGGGAGCGGGTCAATCGCTGCTATACGATCTCTTCACCGCCCACGCGGCCGCATACGATTTCGATTACCGTGAAGCGGGTGCCGGGCGGCCCCGTATCCAACTGGCTGCACGATCATCTGCATGCGGGCATGCAGGTGCGTGTGCTGGGGCCCGCCGGCGAATTCACCTGCGCGCGGTACCCGGCGCGCAAGTTCCTGTTTTTGTCGGCGGGCTCCGGCATTACGCCGTTGATGTCGATGAGCCGCGCGCACCATGAACTCGGCGAGGACAGCGATATCGTCTTCGTGCATAGCGCGCGCACGCCGGACGACATCATCTTCGCTCGCGAGCTCGATCTGATCGCCGCGAATCAGGCGCATTTCCGTACCGCGTTCGTCTGCGAGCGCGTGGGCACGCGCACCAATTGGCCTGGCATCACCGGCTTTCTGACGCTGCCGTTGCTAAAGCTGATTGCGCCGGATTTTCTGGAGCGCGAGATTTTCACCTGCGGCCCCGCGCCGTACATGCAGGCGGTGCGCAATCTGCTCGACGAAGGCGGCTTCGATCGTCAGCACTATCACGAGGAAAGCTTTTCCTTCGAGACCGTGGTCGACGTGGCCCCGCAATTGGCCGAGCCGCATATCGCCGATACGCCGCCGGATACGCCCGCCCCGGTCGAAACGGCAACGCGGTTCAAGGTGAGCTTTACGCGCAGTCATCGTGAGATCGAGTGCGGCGGCGGCCAGCATGTGCTCGATGCGGCGAAGCAGGCGGGCGTGCGGCTGCCGGCGTCATGCACGCAAGGCATGTGCGGCACCTGCAAGGTGAAGCTCGTGTCCGGCGAAGTGGCGATGAAGCACGCGGGCGGTATCCGTCAGCGCGAGATCGATCAAGGCATGGTGCTGCTGTGCTGTAGCAAGCCGCTGACCGATCTGGTCGTCGATAAGTAA
- a CDS encoding aromatic ring-hydroxylating oxygenase subunit alpha: MKVSADVRAMIERRKQNYTLEAPFYTSEDIFSLDIDAIFRQHWIQVAVEPDVPEPGDYVTVEIGDDSILIVRDDDMRVRAFHNVCRHRGARLCNTGKGSLGNIVCPYHSWTYGLDGELMFAEHMGDQFDRCKHSLKAVHVENLAGLIFICLAEQPPADFSVMRAAMEPYLLPHDLAGCKIAASIDIIEEGNWKLTMENNRECYHCVANHPELTVSLYEYGFGYQRTPANEEGMAAFEATVARRTAQWEAMQLPSAEIERLADLVTGFRTQRLPLDRDGESQTLDAKIASKKLLGGFKHADLGGLSFWTQPNSWHHFMSDHIVSFSAIPLSAGKTLVRTKWLVHKDAREGIDYDVDNLTAVWRATNDQDRTLVEYSQRGVTSSAYQPGPYSPFTEGLVEKFCEWYIGRLADHDAKPQASHDEKVVSFAR, from the coding sequence ATGAAAGTTTCCGCAGACGTTCGCGCAATGATCGAACGCCGCAAGCAGAATTACACGCTGGAAGCGCCGTTCTATACGAGCGAGGACATCTTCTCGCTCGACATCGATGCGATCTTCCGCCAGCACTGGATTCAGGTCGCGGTCGAGCCCGACGTGCCCGAGCCGGGCGACTATGTGACAGTCGAAATCGGCGACGATTCGATCCTGATCGTGCGCGACGATGACATGCGGGTGCGCGCGTTTCATAACGTATGCCGCCATCGCGGCGCGCGTCTGTGCAATACCGGCAAGGGCTCACTCGGCAATATCGTCTGTCCGTATCACAGCTGGACGTACGGCCTCGATGGCGAGCTGATGTTCGCCGAACACATGGGCGATCAGTTCGACCGCTGCAAACATAGCCTGAAAGCGGTGCACGTCGAGAACCTCGCCGGGCTGATTTTCATCTGCCTCGCGGAGCAGCCGCCCGCCGATTTTTCCGTGATGCGCGCCGCGATGGAGCCGTACCTGTTGCCGCACGATCTGGCCGGCTGCAAGATCGCCGCGTCGATCGACATCATCGAGGAGGGCAACTGGAAGCTGACGATGGAGAACAATCGCGAGTGCTATCACTGCGTCGCGAACCATCCCGAGCTCACCGTCTCGCTGTACGAATACGGCTTCGGTTATCAGCGCACGCCCGCGAACGAGGAGGGCATGGCTGCGTTCGAGGCGACAGTGGCTCGTCGCACCGCGCAGTGGGAGGCGATGCAGTTGCCGTCGGCGGAAATCGAGCGGCTCGCCGATCTCGTCACCGGGTTCCGTACGCAACGTCTGCCGCTCGATCGCGACGGCGAATCGCAGACGCTCGACGCGAAGATCGCCTCGAAGAAACTGCTCGGCGGTTTCAAGCATGCGGATCTCGGCGGCCTGTCGTTCTGGACCCAGCCGAATTCGTGGCATCACTTCATGAGCGACCATATCGTCAGTTTCTCGGCGATTCCGCTGTCGGCCGGCAAAACGCTGGTGCGCACCAAGTGGCTCGTGCATAAGGACGCGCGCGAAGGCATCGACTACGACGTCGACAATCTGACCGCCGTGTGGCGTGCGACGAACGACCAGGATCGCACGCTCGTCGAATATTCGCAGCGCGGCGTAACGAGCAGCGCGTATCAGCCGGGTCCGTACTCGCCGTTCACCGAGGGGCTCGTCGAAAAGTTCTGCGAGTGGTATATCGGCCGTCTCGCGGATCACGACGCAAAACCGCAGGCATCGCACGACGAGAAAGTCGTGTCGTTCGCGCGCTGA
- a CDS encoding drug:proton antiporter: MKIAVLVSVGRHPVSGVARYSRNDAVALTLALSLAATSGARLDVLHAGDPSNAALNEYLALGARSVDVLEMPPDADPAPQLAARLRGYELVLTGTRAEGGFDSGMLPYRVAHALAVPLVGAAVDLALRDGCAQVRQFMPKGLRRRVEVRLPALIAVHPLANAATSYAYARLREGTIECVAAPLAGAGPATAGEPSAWTVGPATAKPVRLAAAEKRSGHARMLSATTTESRGGSVVIEGSSVEKAQVILAYLREHQLVDY, from the coding sequence ATGAAGATCGCCGTGCTGGTTTCGGTCGGACGTCATCCGGTCAGCGGCGTCGCACGCTACAGCCGCAACGACGCGGTCGCGTTGACGCTGGCGCTGTCGCTCGCCGCAACGAGCGGCGCGAGGCTCGACGTGCTGCACGCGGGCGATCCGTCGAACGCCGCGTTGAACGAGTATCTGGCGCTCGGCGCGCGTTCGGTCGACGTGCTCGAGATGCCGCCCGACGCCGATCCCGCGCCGCAACTCGCCGCGCGTTTGCGCGGCTACGAGCTGGTGCTAACCGGCACGCGCGCCGAAGGCGGCTTCGATAGCGGCATGCTGCCGTATCGCGTCGCGCATGCGCTGGCCGTGCCGCTGGTCGGCGCCGCCGTCGATCTGGCTCTGCGCGACGGTTGCGCGCAGGTCCGGCAGTTCATGCCGAAGGGCCTGCGACGGCGCGTCGAAGTGCGGCTGCCCGCGTTGATCGCCGTGCATCCGCTCGCGAACGCCGCGACGTCGTACGCGTATGCGCGGCTGCGCGAAGGCACGATCGAGTGCGTCGCCGCGCCGCTCGCCGGCGCCGGGCCCGCTACCGCTGGCGAGCCGTCCGCATGGACCGTTGGCCCCGCCACCGCGAAACCGGTGCGCCTCGCCGCCGCCGAAAAGCGCTCGGGCCACGCGCGCATGCTGTCGGCGACGACGACCGAGAGCCGCGGCGGCAGCGTCGTAATTGAAGGGAGTTCCGTCGAAAAAGCACAAGTGATCCTCGCGTATTTGCGCGAGCATCAACTGGTGGATTACTGA
- a CDS encoding electron transfer flavoprotein subunit alpha/FixB family protein has product MNTLKRIDPRRPFTVTAQGRRRITLGVVGEVGAADAGNASRADARHAAHGEQPKPRRTTATPHHVLLVAAHADRGALDEHARQTLAAAALIADARTEVVLLVFGEFTGDAAALGADKLIELPMFDRRTYAPDDELNALAACVAAYAPAHVFLPDNATGDGELGRRYAAAADASVATHVVEIDATHVSTQIRANTARASRALPEVVLLAPHAVDPKLPFVGAGERVAWRFDGDAEAANAQRAIRDLGIDEIDAAQVALEEADFIVSAGNGVSDVPAFERLATTLGAAIGASRVAVDDGKFTRDKQIGATGKTVEASVYIAFGISGAVQHLQGIKDCRHVIAVNLDASAPIAKRADLTVIADAQETIAALNQAAAAARGARATPATLSQPGKLAEGVLA; this is encoded by the coding sequence ATGAATACGCTCAAACGAATCGATCCGCGCCGGCCGTTCACGGTGACGGCACAAGGACGCAGGCGCATCACGCTCGGTGTCGTTGGCGAGGTCGGCGCGGCCGATGCGGGGAATGCGTCGCGAGCCGACGCGCGTCACGCCGCGCACGGCGAACAGCCGAAGCCGCGCCGCACCACGGCCACGCCGCACCATGTGCTGCTGGTCGCGGCGCACGCGGATCGCGGCGCGCTCGATGAACACGCGCGTCAGACGCTTGCCGCCGCCGCGCTGATTGCGGACGCGCGCACCGAGGTCGTGCTGCTCGTATTCGGCGAATTCACCGGCGATGCCGCCGCGCTCGGCGCGGACAAGCTGATCGAATTGCCGATGTTCGATCGGCGCACGTACGCGCCGGACGATGAACTGAACGCGCTGGCGGCATGCGTCGCGGCCTACGCGCCAGCCCATGTCTTTCTGCCCGACAACGCGACCGGCGACGGCGAGCTCGGCCGCCGTTATGCGGCGGCGGCCGACGCAAGCGTCGCGACGCACGTCGTCGAGATCGATGCCACACACGTATCTACCCAGATTCGCGCGAATACGGCGCGCGCCAGCCGCGCGCTGCCCGAAGTCGTGCTGCTTGCGCCGCATGCGGTCGATCCGAAGCTGCCGTTCGTCGGCGCAGGCGAGCGGGTCGCGTGGCGCTTTGACGGTGACGCAGAAGCCGCGAACGCACAACGCGCGATACGCGATCTCGGCATCGACGAAATCGACGCGGCACAGGTTGCGCTGGAGGAGGCGGATTTCATCGTATCGGCCGGCAACGGCGTGAGCGACGTACCTGCCTTCGAGCGGCTCGCGACGACCCTCGGCGCGGCGATCGGCGCGAGCCGGGTCGCCGTGGACGACGGCAAGTTCACACGCGACAAGCAGATCGGCGCGACCGGCAAGACCGTCGAGGCGAGCGTTTATATCGCGTTCGGCATTTCGGGCGCGGTGCAGCATCTGCAGGGCATCAAGGATTGCCGCCACGTGATCGCCGTGAATCTCGACGCGAGCGCGCCGATCGCCAAGCGCGCGGATCTGACCGTGATCGCGGACGCGCAGGAAACCATCGCGGCGCTCAACCAGGCGGCGGCCGCGGCGCGCGGCGCGCGCGCCACCCCGGCCACGCTGTCGCAGCCGGGCAAGCTTGCCGAAGGAGTGCTCGCATGA
- a CDS encoding (Fe-S)-binding protein gives MSPVFVITILLWVSVAGLAFALARRAAYWREGRASPAGAYGWTNLLAIPKRYFVDLHHVVARDPYIARTHVATAGGALLAMALVFVNYGLALYSPWLDKLIFVAALVMLIGTVFVWRRRHGAKTVPARLSRGPWDQLPLLLGGFALGLALFVALPAAAMSGALAVLVALLIAAGAFTMTFGAARGGPMKHALAGLLHLAFHPRQERFAGFAAARDAVPPTALKAPLLDAKEYGVGKPVEFRWNQLLSFDACVQCGKCEAACPAFAAGQPLNPKKLIQDLVTGMVGGTDAQYAGSPTPGIPLGKHAGAPGKPLISSLIEADTLWSCTTCRACVQECPMLIEHVDAIVDMRRNQTLVEGRVPGKGPATLANLRETGSVNGYDIGARYDWAVDLQVQVAQPGRHVDVLLIAGEGAFDMRYQRTLRALVKVLNRAGVDYAVLGGVETDTGDTARRLGDEATFQQLARRLIGTLAQYSFARIVTADPHVLHSLRNEYRALGGFYEVQHHTALIDALIASGKLSPRAAAAVAERNITYHDPCYLGRYNGETEAPRRVLKSIGIKVVEMERHGLRGRCCGGGGGAPLTDIPGKRRIPDIRIDDARASGAEIVAVGCPNCTAMLEGVVGPRPEVLDVAELVAAALE, from the coding sequence ATGAGCCCCGTGTTTGTCATCACCATCCTGCTGTGGGTGTCGGTGGCCGGTCTCGCGTTCGCGCTGGCACGCCGCGCCGCGTACTGGCGCGAGGGCCGCGCGAGCCCCGCGGGCGCCTATGGCTGGACCAATCTGCTCGCGATCCCTAAGCGCTACTTCGTCGACCTGCATCACGTGGTCGCGCGCGATCCGTACATCGCCCGCACGCACGTGGCCACGGCGGGGGGCGCGCTGCTCGCGATGGCGCTCGTGTTCGTCAACTACGGCCTCGCGCTCTACTCGCCGTGGCTCGACAAGCTGATCTTCGTCGCCGCGCTGGTGATGCTGATCGGCACGGTGTTCGTCTGGCGCCGCCGGCATGGCGCGAAGACGGTGCCGGCGCGTTTGTCGCGCGGACCATGGGATCAGTTGCCGCTGCTGCTCGGCGGGTTCGCGCTCGGTCTCGCGCTGTTCGTCGCGCTGCCGGCGGCGGCGATGTCCGGCGCGCTCGCCGTGCTGGTCGCGCTGCTGATCGCGGCGGGCGCGTTCACGATGACATTCGGCGCGGCGCGCGGCGGTCCGATGAAACATGCGTTGGCCGGTCTGCTGCACCTCGCGTTTCATCCGCGTCAGGAGCGTTTTGCCGGTTTTGCCGCCGCTCGCGACGCGGTGCCGCCCACCGCGCTGAAAGCGCCGCTGCTCGACGCGAAGGAATACGGCGTCGGCAAACCGGTCGAATTCCGCTGGAACCAGTTGCTCAGCTTCGACGCCTGCGTGCAATGCGGCAAATGCGAAGCGGCGTGCCCCGCGTTCGCGGCGGGTCAGCCGCTGAACCCGAAGAAGCTGATTCAGGATCTGGTGACCGGCATGGTCGGCGGCACCGACGCGCAGTACGCAGGCAGCCCGACGCCCGGCATTCCGCTCGGCAAGCACGCGGGCGCGCCAGGCAAGCCGCTGATCTCCAGTCTGATCGAAGCGGACACGCTGTGGTCCTGCACGACCTGCCGCGCCTGCGTGCAGGAGTGCCCGATGCTGATCGAGCACGTCGACGCGATCGTGGACATGCGCCGCAATCAGACGCTCGTCGAAGGCCGCGTGCCGGGCAAAGGGCCGGCGACGCTCGCGAATCTGCGTGAAACCGGCAGCGTCAACGGCTACGACATCGGCGCGCGTTACGACTGGGCCGTCGATCTGCAGGTGCAGGTCGCGCAGCCGGGCCGCCACGTGGACGTGCTGCTGATCGCCGGCGAAGGCGCGTTCGACATGCGCTATCAGCGCACGCTGCGCGCGCTCGTCAAGGTGCTGAACCGCGCGGGCGTCGATTACGCGGTGCTGGGCGGCGTCGAAACCGATACCGGCGACACCGCGCGGCGGCTCGGCGACGAAGCGACGTTCCAGCAATTGGCCCGTAGGCTGATCGGTACGCTCGCGCAGTACTCGTTCGCGCGCATCGTCACGGCCGATCCCCACGTGCTGCATAGCCTGCGCAACGAATATCGCGCGCTCGGCGGCTTCTATGAGGTGCAGCATCACACCGCGTTGATCGACGCACTGATCGCGAGCGGCAAGCTGTCGCCGCGCGCGGCCGCCGCCGTCGCGGAGCGCAACATCACGTATCACGACCCGTGCTATCTGGGCCGTTACAACGGCGAGACCGAAGCGCCGCGCCGCGTGCTGAAGAGCATCGGCATCAAGGTCGTCGAGATGGAGCGTCACGGCCTGCGCGGACGCTGCTGCGGTGGCGGTGGCGGCGCACCGTTGACCGATATCCCGGGCAAGCGGCGCATCCCCGACATCCGTATCGACGATGCGCGCGCGAGCGGCGCCGAGATCGTCGCAGTCGGCTGCCCGAATTGCACGGCGATGCTCGAAGGGGTAGTGGGGCCGCGACCGGAAGTGCTGGACGTGGCCGAACTGGTCGCCGCGGCGCTGGAGTAA
- a CDS encoding NADH:flavin oxidoreductase: protein MRYPNLFKPLTLNQLTLRNRIVSTAHAEVYAEPGGLPGDRYIRYYEEKAKGGVGLAVCGGSSPVSIDSPQGWWKSVNLATDAIVDPLARLAEAMHAHGAKIMIQATHMGRRSAFHGEHWPHLMSPSGVREPVHRGNAKIIEVEEIRRIIGDFAAAAKRVKDAGMDGIEISAAHQHLIDQFWSPRTNFRTDEWGGSLENRLRFGVEVLQAVRAAVGADFCVGLRMCGDEFHEDGLDHEQLKEIAQAMSESGLIDYLGVIGSGADTHNTLANCMPPMALPPEPFVHLAAGIKQVVKVPVMHAQSIRDAGQAERLLASGMVDLVGMTRAQIADPHMVIKIRDGREDEIKQCVGANYCIDRQYNGLDVLCVQNAATSREATMPHVIAKSRGPKRKVVVVGAGPAGLEAARVAKSRGHDVVLFEKNDHVGGQIMLAAKAPQREQMAGIVRWFDMETKRLGVDRRLGVAADERVIMAEKPDIVVLATGGSAFTSQVAAWGVDAGLAVSAWDVLAGKVAPGRNVLVYDGVSTHAGAGVADFIASRGANVEIVTPDVKVADDVGGTTFPIFYRRLYAQGVIHTPNYWLDQVYEEDGKKIAVIRNEYTEEQEERVVDQVVIENGSTPNDQLYWKLKPESVNRGQLDVHKLFASEPQPCLDEPLGDGRFLLFRVGDCISMHNIHGAIYDALRLCKDF from the coding sequence ATGCGTTACCCGAACCTTTTCAAGCCGCTCACGTTGAACCAGCTGACGCTGCGCAATCGCATCGTCAGCACCGCGCATGCGGAGGTCTATGCCGAGCCGGGTGGCCTGCCCGGCGACCGTTATATCCGCTACTACGAGGAAAAGGCGAAGGGCGGCGTCGGACTCGCCGTGTGCGGCGGTTCGAGCCCTGTGTCGATCGACAGCCCGCAAGGCTGGTGGAAATCGGTGAATCTCGCCACCGACGCGATCGTCGATCCGCTCGCGCGGCTCGCCGAAGCGATGCACGCCCATGGCGCGAAGATCATGATTCAGGCCACTCACATGGGACGCCGTTCGGCGTTTCACGGCGAGCACTGGCCGCATCTGATGTCGCCGTCGGGCGTGCGCGAGCCGGTGCATCGCGGCAACGCGAAGATCATCGAGGTCGAAGAGATCCGCCGCATCATCGGCGACTTCGCGGCGGCCGCGAAGCGCGTGAAGGATGCGGGCATGGACGGCATCGAGATCTCGGCCGCGCACCAGCATCTGATCGATCAGTTCTGGAGCCCGCGCACCAACTTCCGTACCGACGAATGGGGCGGGTCGCTCGAAAACCGCCTGCGTTTCGGCGTCGAGGTGTTGCAGGCAGTGCGCGCGGCCGTGGGCGCCGACTTCTGCGTCGGCCTGCGCATGTGCGGCGATGAATTCCATGAAGACGGGCTCGATCACGAACAGCTCAAAGAAATTGCCCAGGCGATGAGCGAGAGCGGCCTGATCGACTATCTCGGCGTGATCGGTTCCGGCGCGGACACGCACAACACGCTCGCCAACTGCATGCCGCCGATGGCGCTGCCGCCCGAGCCGTTCGTGCATCTCGCGGCCGGCATCAAGCAGGTCGTGAAGGTGCCGGTGATGCACGCGCAAAGCATTCGCGACGCGGGCCAGGCCGAGCGGCTGCTGGCGAGCGGGATGGTCGATCTGGTCGGCATGACGCGCGCGCAGATCGCCGATCCGCATATGGTCATCAAGATCCGCGACGGCCGCGAGGACGAAATCAAGCAATGCGTCGGCGCGAACTACTGCATCGATCGCCAGTACAACGGGCTCGACGTGCTGTGCGTGCAGAACGCGGCGACCTCGCGCGAAGCGACGATGCCGCACGTGATCGCGAAGTCGCGCGGGCCGAAGCGCAAGGTCGTCGTGGTCGGCGCGGGGCCGGCGGGGCTGGAAGCAGCGCGCGTCGCGAAGTCGCGCGGTCACGACGTGGTGCTGTTCGAGAAGAACGATCACGTGGGCGGCCAGATCATGCTGGCGGCGAAAGCGCCGCAGCGCGAGCAGATGGCGGGCATCGTGCGCTGGTTCGACATGGAGACGAAGCGCCTCGGCGTGGACCGCCGCCTCGGTGTCGCCGCCGACGAGCGCGTCATTATGGCCGAAAAGCCGGACATCGTCGTGCTCGCCACCGGCGGTTCGGCGTTCACGTCGCAGGTCGCGGCGTGGGGTGTCGACGCGGGGCTCGCGGTCAGTGCGTGGGACGTGCTCGCCGGCAAGGTCGCGCCGGGCAGGAACGTGCTCGTCTACGACGGCGTCAGCACGCATGCGGGCGCCGGCGTCGCCGATTTCATCGCGAGCCGCGGCGCGAACGTGGAGATCGTGACGCCCGACGTGAAGGTCGCCGATGACGTCGGCGGCACCACGTTCCCGATCTTCTATCGCCGTCTGTACGCGCAAGGCGTGATCCATACGCCCAACTACTGGCTCGACCAGGTGTACGAGGAAGACGGCAAGAAGATCGCCGTGATCCGCAACGAGTACACCGAGGAGCAGGAAGAGCGCGTGGTCGATCAGGTGGTGATCGAAAACGGCAGTACGCCGAACGATCAGCTGTACTGGAAGCTGAAGCCGGAATCGGTCAATCGCGGCCAGCTCGACGTGCACAAGCTGTTCGCGTCCGAGCCGCAGCCGTGTCTGGACGAGCCGCTCGGCGACGGCCGCTTCCTGCTGTTCCGGGTCGGCGACTGCATCTCGATGCACAACATTCACGGCGCGATCTACGACGCGCTGCGCCTTTGCAAGGATTTCTGA
- a CDS encoding DUF5943 domain-containing protein has translation MQPQLPIDVDPDTGVWTTDALPMLYVPRHFFTNNHVAVEEALGHDAYAEILYKAGHKSAYFWCDKEAKQHGLAGMAVFEHYLNRLSQRGWGLFRIIEADPASSHARIELRHSSFVLAQPGKAGKLCYMFAGWFAGAMDWVNDTAPEGARRGPPSQSQEARCAAEGHEHCVFEVSPLTSI, from the coding sequence ATGCAACCCCAACTGCCCATCGACGTCGATCCCGACACCGGCGTCTGGACCACCGACGCGCTGCCGATGCTGTACGTGCCGCGTCATTTCTTCACGAACAACCACGTCGCCGTCGAGGAAGCGCTCGGCCACGACGCGTATGCGGAGATTCTGTACAAGGCCGGGCACAAGTCCGCGTATTTCTGGTGCGACAAGGAAGCGAAGCAGCATGGCCTTGCCGGCATGGCGGTGTTTGAGCACTACCTGAACCGACTGTCGCAGCGCGGCTGGGGGCTGTTCAGGATCATCGAAGCCGATCCGGCTAGCTCGCATGCGCGGATCGAGTTGCGTCACTCGTCGTTCGTGCTCGCGCAACCGGGCAAGGCCGGCAAGCTCTGCTACATGTTCGCCGGCTGGTTCGCGGGCGCAATGGACTGGGTCAACGATACGGCACCCGAAGGTGCGCGCCGGGGACCGCCGTCGCAATCGCAAGAAGCGCGCTGCGCGGCGGAGGGACACGAGCACTGCGTGTTCGAAGTCTCGCCGCTCACGTCAATCTAA
- a CDS encoding dipeptidase codes for MSQLHENSIIIDGLNISKFERSVFEDMRKGGVTAVNCTVSVWESFQKTVDNIAEMKQQIREYSEILTLVRTTDDIFRAKQENRTGIIFGFQNAHAFEDNLGYIEAFKDLGVNVVQLCYNTQNLVGTGCYERDGGLSGYGREVIQEMNRVGIMVDLSHVGGKTSSEAIAASNKPVCYSHCCPSGLKEHPRNKTDEQLKEIADAGGFVGVTMFAPFLKRGPDATVDDYLEAIEYVVNLIGEDQVGIGTDFTQGYSTEFFDWITHDKGRYRQLTNFGKVVNPEGIRTIGEFPNLTAAMERAGWSETRIRKIMGENWVRVFGEVWNV; via the coding sequence ATGAGCCAATTGCACGAGAACAGCATCATCATCGACGGGCTGAACATTTCGAAGTTCGAGCGCTCGGTGTTCGAGGACATGCGCAAGGGTGGCGTGACGGCGGTGAACTGCACGGTGTCGGTCTGGGAGAGCTTTCAGAAGACCGTCGACAACATCGCCGAAATGAAGCAGCAGATCCGCGAGTACAGCGAGATTCTTACGCTGGTGCGCACCACCGACGACATCTTCCGCGCGAAGCAGGAGAACCGCACCGGCATCATCTTCGGCTTCCAGAACGCGCATGCGTTCGAGGACAACCTCGGCTATATCGAAGCGTTCAAGGATCTCGGCGTCAACGTGGTGCAGCTTTGCTACAACACGCAGAACCTCGTCGGCACCGGCTGCTACGAGCGCGACGGCGGTCTGTCCGGTTACGGGCGCGAAGTGATTCAGGAGATGAACCGCGTCGGCATCATGGTCGATCTATCGCACGTGGGCGGCAAGACGTCGTCGGAGGCGATCGCGGCGTCGAACAAACCGGTCTGCTATTCGCACTGCTGCCCATCCGGGCTCAAGGAGCATCCGCGCAACAAGACCGACGAGCAGCTGAAGGAAATCGCGGACGCGGGCGGCTTCGTCGGCGTGACGATGTTCGCGCCGTTCCTGAAGCGCGGACCGGATGCGACCGTCGACGACTACCTCGAGGCGATCGAATACGTGGTGAATCTGATCGGCGAAGATCAGGTGGGGATCGGCACCGATTTCACGCAGGGCTACAGCACCGAGTTCTTCGACTGGATCACGCACGACAAGGGCCGCTATCGCCAATTGACGAACTTCGGCAAGGTCGTGAATCCCGAAGGCATTCGCACCATCGGCGAGTTTCCGAATCTCACGGCCGCGATGGAACGCGCCGGCTGGAGCGAGACGCGCATCCGCAAGATCATGGGTGAGAACTGGGTACGGGTGTTCGGCGAAGTCTGGAACGTGTGA